One Centroberyx gerrardi isolate f3 chromosome 2, fCenGer3.hap1.cur.20231027, whole genome shotgun sequence DNA window includes the following coding sequences:
- the rpl28 gene encoding large ribosomal subunit protein eL28 — translation MSSHLQWMVIRNCSSFLIKRNGQTYSTEPNNLKSKNSFRFNGLVHKKTVGVQPAADGKGIVVVLKKRAGQRKPVNLYEKITINKNSRATLSSLRHIIRKNSYRKDLRMAALRRASAILKSQKPVVVKKKRTRAAKTA, via the exons ATGTCGTCTCATCTGCAGTGGATGGTCATCAGGAACTGCTCCAGCTTCCTCATCAAGAGGAACGGACAGACCTACAGCACT GAGCCCAACAACCTGAAGTCCAAGAACTCTTTCCGCTTCAATGGGTTGGTGCACAAGAAGACTGTTGGTGTGCAGCCTGCGGCTGATGGCAAGGGCATCGTGGTTGTGTTGAAGAAGCGTGCAG GTCAGCGCAAACCTGTCAACTTGTATGAGAAGATCACTATCAACAAGAACTCCCGTGCCACCCTCAGCAGCCTGAGGCACATTATCCGCAAGAACAGCTACAGGAAGGACCTGCGCATG GCGGCCCTGCGTCGTGCCAGTGCCATCCTGAAGAGCCAGAAGCCCGTCGTGGTCAAGAAGAAGCGCACCAGGGCTGCCAAGACCGCATAA
- the pdcl gene encoding phosducin-like protein, giving the protein MTTLDDKILGEKLQYYYSSSEDEGSDNEDDEGERKTIRDPSVVEAEIDYSPDGSAVNTGPKGVINDWRKYKQLEVEQRQEQKKEMERLIKKLSMTCRSDLDLEKDQDKQKELQEKIKGKMTLQEYNMLQEDEDDEDFLQHYRMQRIEEMRRQLCRGKRFEQVYELMSGEEFLEALDKEDKSTLVMIHIYEPDVPGCEAMSGSLLCLAQEYPLVKFCSVRSSAISTSALFRGSALPALLVYKGGDLIGNFVRVTDQLGEDFFAVDLEALLQEYGLLPDKPVLIPKTIRNGAIIQHTQSDEDSDLDID; this is encoded by the exons ATGACGACACTGGATGACAAGATTCTGGGAGAGAagctgcagtactactacagcAGCAGTGAGGACGAAGGCAGTGACAATGAGGATGACGAGGGGGAGCGCAAGACCATCCGCGACCCCAGCGTCGTGGAGGCTGAGATAGACTACAGCCCTGATGGAAGTGCTGTCAACACAG GACCAAAGGGTGTGATCAATGACTGGAGGAAGTACAAGCAGCTGGAGGTGGAGCAGAGGCAGGAgcagaagaaagagatggaaagattgATCAAGAAGCTTTCCATGACCTGCCGCTCTGACCTGGACCTGGAAAAAGATCAGGACAAACAGAAAGAGCTGCAGGAGAAGATCAAAGGCAAA ATGACACTACAGGAATACAACATGCtccaggaggatgaggatgacgaAGACTTCCTCCAGCACTACCGTATGCAGCGCATCGAAGAGATGCGGCGCCAGCTGTGCCGCGGCAAGCGCTTCGAGCAGGTCTATGAGCTGATGAGTGGAGAGGAGTTCCTGGAGGCCCTGGACAAGGAGGACAAAAGCACCCTGGTCATGATCCACATCTATGAGCCGGACGTCCCGGGCTGCGAGGCCATGAGTGGCAGCCTGCTGTGCCTGGCTCAGGAATACCCGCTGGTCAAGTTCTGCAGCGTACGCAGCTCGGCCATCAGCACCAGCGCGCTGTTCAGAGGCAGCGCTCTGCCGGCCCTGCTAGTTTACAAAGGAGGGGACCTGATCGGCAACTTTGTGCGGGTCACGGACCAGCTGGGGGAAGACTTCTTTGCTGTCGATCTGGAGGCCCTGCTGCAGGAGTACGGCCTGCTGCCAGACAAGCCCGTCCTCATCCCGAAGACCATTCGCAATGGAGCCATCATACAGCACACTCAGAGTGATGAGGACTCTGATCTCGATATAGACTAG